The sequence below is a genomic window from Dioscorea cayenensis subsp. rotundata cultivar TDr96_F1 chromosome 6, TDr96_F1_v2_PseudoChromosome.rev07_lg8_w22 25.fasta, whole genome shotgun sequence.
CCTTTGCCTGAGTACACAATACCATCTGATGGAGTCACAATGACTTCCATTGCATGTACAGATAGAGGTCAAATATTTCTTGCTGGACGTGATGGCCACATTTATGAAATGCAATACACCACTGGCTCTGGTTGGCATAAACGCTGCCGTAAAGTTTGTTTGACTGCAGGCTTGGGCAGTCTTATTTCAAGGTATTTCTCAGTTCAGTTTTAATTGGGGCCCAATCCTCGACTTCCTAGGTTGCAGGAACTCCTCTGACTTGCGTATGCAGCAACTCTGCTTTGTTGCAAGCTGTGGAGGGTGACCAATTTGCCCAAGATTAAATGCAGGCACATGCAATGATTATCAATTTTGCCCTAGCACTCCACCATAGGCAGCTGAGGGAATTCTTTCAACTCAGGCTGTTGAGGATCCTTTCCCATTTGAGTTATATTTGACATGCCATGTCTTACACAAGTTGAATTCATCATTTATTGTgtgtgatttttaaattttcaggTGGGTCTTACCTAATGCCTTCAAGTTTGGAGCTGTTGATCCTATAGTGGATATGGTTATAGATAATGAAAGACATATTTTATATGCCCGAACAGAAGATATGAAACTGCAGGCCTTTGATTTGGGAGTTGATGGTGATGGACCATTCAAGAAAATTGCTGAAGAGAAAAATTTGATTGATCCTCGGGAAACACAATATGGTGGCAGAAGATCTGCTGCATCTAGAGCATTGGCTAGGGCAGCAAAACCATCTATAGTATATATTGCTCCTTTATCGACTATGGAATCCAAATGGCTACATGTGGTTACTGTCTTGTCAGATGGCAGAAGATTATACCTTTCCACTTCATCATCAAGTGGAAGTAACCGGTCTGTTGGTGGCTTAACAGGCCTGGACAACAACTACCAGAGGCCATGCTGTTTAAAAGTTGTAGCAACCAGGCCTTCTCCCCCTTTAGGGGTCGGTGGTGGTCTAACTTTTGGTGCTATGTCTGTAGCTAGTAGAAGTCAGCCTGAGGATCTCGCTTTGAAGGTGGAAACGGCTTTTTACTCTTTAGGAAGCCTTGTGCTTTCAGATTCTTCTTCCCCAGCAGTGTCTTCCCTTCTAATTGTGGGCAAGGATTCAAGCATGCAATCATCTGCAGTTAGCAATTTTGGAGTGTCACTACGTGAACTAGTATCATCTTTGCCTGTTGATGGCAGGATGCTTGTTGTTGCTGATGTTTTACCCACACCTGATATTGCAATTACAGTGCAGTCACTATATGCAGATGTAGAAGTTTATGGCTTTGCTGCTTTAAGAGAATCCTGTGAAAAGGCATCTGCGAAGCTTTGGGCTAGAGGTGATCTGCAAACTCAACATATATTACCAAGGAGAAGGATAGTTGTGTTTACTACAATGGGCATAATGGAGGTAGTTTCCAATAGACCAGTGGACACTCTAAGAAGATTGTTTGAATCCAATGCCCCAAGATCACATATAGAGGACTTCTTCAACCGTTTTGGTGCTGGAGAGGCTGCAGCGATGTGCCTACTGTTGGCAGCAAAGTTAGCATATTCTGAAGAAAATCTGGTAAGCAATGCAGTTGCTGAAAAGGCAGCAGAAGTGTTTGAGGATCCTAGGATGGTTGGAATGCCTCAACTTGATGGTGCTGCTGCTTTACCAAACACCAGGTCTCCACCTGGTGGCTTCAGTATGGGACAGGTTGTTCAAGAGGCTGAACCTGTATTTTCAGGTGCCCATGAAGGACTCTGTTTATGCTCATCCAGGCTTCTGCTGCCTATTTGGGAACTGCCTGTTATGATTGTCCGACGGGAAATGGTCTCTGATACTCGAGATGATGAAGGTGTGGTGGTTTGCAGACTCTCTACTGGAGCCATGCAAGTTCTTGAAAATAAGATCCGCTCTCTAGAGCAATTTTTAAGATCTAGAAGGAACCAGAGTAGGGGACTCTATGGTTATGTTGCTGGTCTAGGTGATTTTAGTGGTTCCATTCTTTATGGGACCAGTTCTGATTTAGGGACTGGGGGTATGGGTTCTGGCAGGAACTTATTTGGGCCATACTCACGAACTGTTGATTCAGGAGATGGTATGACGGCAAACAAAAGATCACGGCTTCCATATAACCCTGCAGAGCTGGCTGCCATGGAGGTAACTAACTTTTAGTTGCATTGCATGTATGATCCTTCTCCAGAGTGGTTCAACTTTTCCAATCCTTGCAGGTAAGGGCAATGGAATGTCTGAGGAGGTTGCTTAGGAGATCTAGTGAAGCACTTTTCTTGCTTCAGCTGATCTCACAACATCATGTAACTCGCTTAGTTCAGGGTTTAGACAGTACTTTACGTCAAAGGCTCCTCCAATTAACATTCCATCAGTTAGTATGTTCTGAGGAAGGTGACCAACTGGCCATGCAACTTATTTCAAGCCTTATGCAGGTAAAATTTGCATGTAGATATGCCATTTTGAATGCATGACATATATGGTAAATGCTCATATGGTTGCTCTTGTTTAAGGATGCTAACTTTATAGGAGGCATGCTTTTGCATATTTACATATGTTGGAATGTATCAATGGCTCATTCTCAATATCTGGTGCATGTGTACCATGCTAATTTGTGATCATCCCTTTTTCTTGCAGTACCACATTGGTCAAGATGGCCGTGGGACAGTAGATGAGATCAGTGTGAAACTTCGAGACGGTTGTCCAAGTTTTTACAATGAGTCTGACTATAAATATTTCTTAGCAGTAGAATGCCTTGAAAGAGCTGTTGCTACTAAAGATGCTGGAGAAAGGGAAATACTTGCTAGAGatgcttataattttttaagcaAGATTCCTGACTCAGCTGACTTGAGTTCTGTATGCAAAAGATTTGCAGACTTAAGGTGAAGGTGCTTATCCTATTGTTATCTCTTTGCTGTGTCCCCTTTCTTCACTGTTTGTTCGAATTCCAGCTATCCTTTATCATGTTGATGTTCCTTTCTATATTGTAGATTTTTAAAACTTATGTAAGTATTGTTGTGTGAGAGAGATGCATGATTTCTAGGATATtcgttatttatttttaaaattttcaactttCATTTGCCACTTTGTCTTGATGCACTTTTGCTCGTCTGAAACATGAACCCAGTCACTTTCTTTTTGTAGATTTTATGAAGCTGTTGTACGGTTGCCTCTGCGAAAAGCACAAGCTCTTGATCCTAATGGGGATGCTGTAAATGATAAAATCGACCCAGTCAAGCGTAATGATGCACTTGCCCAGCGAGAGCAGTGCTACGAGATAGTTGTGGATGCCCTTCGGTCTCTGAAAGGTGAAGTTGCTCAAAAGGGAATGCAGGAGTTTGGTGCTTCTGCTAAATTTTCTGGTTCAGGATCTGTCCTTGACCAGACCTCTAGAAATAAATTCATTAGGCAAATTATCCAGCTAGGTGTTCAATGGCCAGACACACTCTTTCATGAGCATATGTACCGGGCGTTGATTGAATTGGGCCTTGACCAGGAGCTGTTAGAGTATGGTGGTTCTGATTTGGTCTCGTTCTTGCAAAGTGCAGGCAGAAGGACCCCACAAGAGGTTTATTCTGCTTCTCTTAAATGAATCCTTATATTTTATGctagaattaattaaaatttttatgaatggATAGATGTGCTGAATGACTGATGCATGACAATCTGATCAATCTATACAGCTGGATAGTGTGAatttaccttttgttttctttcattccCTGAATGACTCGCCCAATCATGAATTTTGAATTTCTCCTcgaaaacatgattttttatgGATGGGTGGAAGCTTTTATTCCCAGAAATTTCTGTCTAAATTTATTGAATACTGTGGCCTATAAAGGCATGTGTTATCTAAAGGATTTGTAGCACCTTTTAAATGTTTGCGATGAGAAC
It includes:
- the LOC120263980 gene encoding LOW QUALITY PROTEIN: nuclear pore complex protein NUP155 (The sequence of the model RefSeq protein was modified relative to this genomic sequence to represent the inferred CDS: deleted 2 bases in 2 codons) is translated as MAWENDTVGPDVAIAGVHISERIGKDVAGQLDLEEALEASRYASHPFSSHPKEWPPLFEVVENRELPPVLIERFNAAGGEGTALCGIFPEIRRAWASVDNALFLWRFDKWDGQCPEYNGEEQAICAVGLVRSKPGIFVEAIQYLIVLATPVELVLVGVCCTARGDGTDPYDELSLQPLPEYTIPSDGVTMTSIACTDRGQIFLAGRDGHIYEMQYTTGSGWHKRCRKVCLTAGLGSLISRWVLPNAFKFGAVDPIVDMVIDNERHILYARTEDMKLQAFDLGVDGDGPFKKIAEEKNLIDPRETQYGGRRSAASRALARAAKPSIVYIAPLSTMESKWLHVVTVLSDGRRLYLSTSSSSGSNRSVGGLTGLDNNYQRPCCLKVVATRPSPPLGVGGGLTFGAMSVASRSQPEDLALKVETAFYSLGSLVLSDSSSPAVSSLLIVGKDSSMQSSAVSNFGVSLRELVSSLPVDGRMLVVADVLPTPDIAITVQSLYADVEVYGFAALRESCEKASAKLWARGDLQTQHILPRRRIVVFTTMGIMEVVSNRPVDTLRRLFESNAPRSHIEDFFNRFGAGEAAAMCLLLAAKLAYSEENLVSNAVAEKAAEVFEDPRMVGMPQLDGAAALPNTRSPPGGFSMGQVVQEAEPVFSGAHEGLCLCSSRLLLPIWELPVMIVRREMVSDTRDDEGVVVCRLSTGAMQVLENKIRSLEQFLRSRRNQSRGLYGYVAGLGDFSGSILYGTSSDLGTGGMGSGRNLFGPYSRTVDSGDGMTANKRSRLPYNPAELAAMEVRAMECLRRLLRRSSEALFLLQLISQHHVTRLVQGLDSTLRQRLLQLTFHQLVCSEEGDQLAMQLISSLMQYHIGQDGRGTVDEISVKLRDGCPSFYNESDYKYFLAVECLERAVATKDAGEREILARDAYNFLSKIPDSADLSSVCKRFADLRFYEAVVRLPLRKAQALDPNGDAVNDKIDPVKRNDALAQREQCYEIVVDALRSLKGEVAQKGMQEFGASAKFSGSGSVLDQTSRNKFIRQIIQLGVQWPDTLFHEHMYRALIELGLDQELLEYGGSDLVSFLQSAGRRTPQEIRAATVTSSMGSPLHAPEAPIPPSQTKYLDLLARYYVLKRQHLLAANVLYRLAERQCSDAGEGPTLEQRRQYLSNAVLQAKSASTTAGTTTTRQNIDDGLLDMLEGKLTVLKFQMKIKEELDSIASSLDDVQNITESLQNNSFPHSNLMADASFAIAAREKAKELSLELKSITQLYNEYAVPFRLWEICLEMLNFANYSGDADSKIVRETWARLLDQALSKGGVAEACSVLKRVGSNLYPGDGACLPLDTLCLHLEKAALEHLSSGVELVGDEDVARALLASCRGAPEPVLSIYDQLLSNGVILPSPILRLRLLRSVLVVLREWAMSIFANRMDTTTAGASFIFGGRLSLEQTTMVNQGVRDKITSALNRYMTEVRRLALPQSQTEPVYRGFRDLEEKLLAPSSLPTF